In Phragmites australis chromosome 24, lpPhrAust1.1, whole genome shotgun sequence, the following are encoded in one genomic region:
- the LOC133907024 gene encoding NAC domain-containing protein 17-like isoform X2: MMLPPIHGPCERLAALDISIRDSWTDEELVRFLAERKAEDPLPQDVLVGLDFSVVDPRGFTGGVWHLNWSDDQQPYDNAKHGIRKAINGYWNPLHSSRIPTSTGIIGVKIVLEFYEGQAPCERTGWVMHEYQVEQNDEANLPQDYKSLCKVFLQGDKKINAESQQNSLNADASNDSFQSYLQYLAKLEEPKTVAANEQDICSSKGQHEHAHSAADDIAVHDVIATGDYIELNDLLISSSKGQREQKTADDIAVHDVIATGDYVELNALLSSSSKGQHEQKSAADDIAVHDVITTGDYIELNDLLSSEASASTSENSSKRSIISEEYFDSDAFLREILKDSDTTDGQHQDRKFSIAAPTKSANVVISPSEQGLVQIHNNAAVAGTSQQKPVPVDPHSSKGFQQHSPSISSYFLSSHVKRSRSNSSNSSQSSIKSQRERSTSKFGKIGKKYCCFGSF, translated from the exons ATGATGTTGCCCCCAATTCACGGGCCTTGTGAGAGGCTAGCAGCGCTTGACATCAGTATCAGAGATTCCTGGACTGATGAGGAGCTTGTGAGATTCTTGGCGGAGAGGAAAGCCGAGGACCCCCTTCCCCAGGACGTACTTGTGGGTTTGGACTTTTCTGTTGTTGATCCACGAGGCTTCACTG GAGGCGTATGGCACTTGAACTGGTCAGATGATCAGCAGCCCTATGATAATGCTAAACACGGTATCAGAAAGGCAATCAATGGATACTGGAATCCTTTGCATTCTTCCAGAATACCAACAAGTACAGGTATCATTGGTGTCAAAATTGTTTTGGAGTTTTATGAAGGTCAAGCACCATGTGAGAGAACTGGGTGGGTGATGCATGAATATCAGGTAGAACAGAATGATGAAGCTAATCTACCACAG GATTACAAGTCTCTGTGTAAAGTATTCCTGCAGGGTGACAAAAAGATAAATGCTGAAAGTCAACAAAATTCTCTGAATGCAGATGCTTCTAATGATAGCTTTCAATCTTACCTTCAGTATCTTGCCAAACTAGAAGAGCCAAAG ACTGTAGCTGCAAATGAGCAGGATATCTGTTCTAGCAAAGGACAGCATGAGCATGCTCACAGTGCTGCAGATGATATTGCTGTTCATGATGTTATTGCTACTGGGGACTACATAGAGCTGAATGACCTACTAATCTCTTCTAGCAAAGGACAGCGTGAGCAAAAAACTGCAGATGATATTGCTGTTCATGATGTAATTGCTACTGGAGACTACGTAGAGCTGAATGCCCTACTAAGCTCTTCAAGCAAAGGACAACATGAGCAAAAATCTGCTGCAGATGATATAGCTGTTCATGATGTTATTACTACTGGGGACTACATAGAGCTCAATGATCTACTAAGCTCAGAAGCCTCTGCATCAACTTCAGAAAACTCAAGCAAGCGGTCTATCATTTCTGAAGAGTACTTTGATTCCGATGCATTCCTGAGGGAGATTTTGAAGGACAGTGACACAACTGATGGACAACATCAAGACCGCAAGTTTAGCATAGCTGCACCTACTAAATCAGCTAATGTGGTCATCAGTCCGTCAGAACAAG GGTTAGTTCAAATCCATAACAATGCCGCGGTGGCTGGAACTTCACAGCAAAAGCCAGTGCCAGTAGATCCACATTCAAGCAAGGGGTTTCAGCAGCACAGTCCTTCAATATCTTCCTATTTCCTAAGCAGTCATGTGAAACGAAGCCGTTCTAATAGTTCTAATAGCTCACAGAGCAGCATCAAGTCTCAAAGAGAGCGTTCTACCAGTAAATTTGGAAAGATAGGAAAGAAGTACTGCTGCTTCGGATCATTCTAG
- the LOC133907024 gene encoding protein ATAF2-like isoform X1 — MMLPPIHGPCERLAALDISIRDSWTDEELVRFLAERKAEDPLPQDVLVGLDFSVVDPRGFTGGVWHLNWSDDQQPYDNAKHGIRKAINGYWNPLHSSRIPTSTGIIGVKIVLEFYEGQAPCERTGWVMHEYQVEQNDEANLPQDYKSLCKVFLQGDKKINAESQQNSLNADASNDSFQSYLQYLAKLEEPKQTVAANEQDICSSKGQHEHAHSAADDIAVHDVIATGDYIELNDLLISSSKGQREQKTADDIAVHDVIATGDYVELNALLSSSSKGQHEQKSAADDIAVHDVITTGDYIELNDLLSSEASASTSENSSKRSIISEEYFDSDAFLREILKDSDTTDGQHQDRKFSIAAPTKSANVVISPSEQGLVQIHNNAAVAGTSQQKPVPVDPHSSKGFQQHSPSISSYFLSSHVKRSRSNSSNSSQSSIKSQRERSTSKFGKIGKKYCCFGSF; from the exons ATGATGTTGCCCCCAATTCACGGGCCTTGTGAGAGGCTAGCAGCGCTTGACATCAGTATCAGAGATTCCTGGACTGATGAGGAGCTTGTGAGATTCTTGGCGGAGAGGAAAGCCGAGGACCCCCTTCCCCAGGACGTACTTGTGGGTTTGGACTTTTCTGTTGTTGATCCACGAGGCTTCACTG GAGGCGTATGGCACTTGAACTGGTCAGATGATCAGCAGCCCTATGATAATGCTAAACACGGTATCAGAAAGGCAATCAATGGATACTGGAATCCTTTGCATTCTTCCAGAATACCAACAAGTACAGGTATCATTGGTGTCAAAATTGTTTTGGAGTTTTATGAAGGTCAAGCACCATGTGAGAGAACTGGGTGGGTGATGCATGAATATCAGGTAGAACAGAATGATGAAGCTAATCTACCACAG GATTACAAGTCTCTGTGTAAAGTATTCCTGCAGGGTGACAAAAAGATAAATGCTGAAAGTCAACAAAATTCTCTGAATGCAGATGCTTCTAATGATAGCTTTCAATCTTACCTTCAGTATCTTGCCAAACTAGAAGAGCCAAAG CAGACTGTAGCTGCAAATGAGCAGGATATCTGTTCTAGCAAAGGACAGCATGAGCATGCTCACAGTGCTGCAGATGATATTGCTGTTCATGATGTTATTGCTACTGGGGACTACATAGAGCTGAATGACCTACTAATCTCTTCTAGCAAAGGACAGCGTGAGCAAAAAACTGCAGATGATATTGCTGTTCATGATGTAATTGCTACTGGAGACTACGTAGAGCTGAATGCCCTACTAAGCTCTTCAAGCAAAGGACAACATGAGCAAAAATCTGCTGCAGATGATATAGCTGTTCATGATGTTATTACTACTGGGGACTACATAGAGCTCAATGATCTACTAAGCTCAGAAGCCTCTGCATCAACTTCAGAAAACTCAAGCAAGCGGTCTATCATTTCTGAAGAGTACTTTGATTCCGATGCATTCCTGAGGGAGATTTTGAAGGACAGTGACACAACTGATGGACAACATCAAGACCGCAAGTTTAGCATAGCTGCACCTACTAAATCAGCTAATGTGGTCATCAGTCCGTCAGAACAAG GGTTAGTTCAAATCCATAACAATGCCGCGGTGGCTGGAACTTCACAGCAAAAGCCAGTGCCAGTAGATCCACATTCAAGCAAGGGGTTTCAGCAGCACAGTCCTTCAATATCTTCCTATTTCCTAAGCAGTCATGTGAAACGAAGCCGTTCTAATAGTTCTAATAGCTCACAGAGCAGCATCAAGTCTCAAAGAGAGCGTTCTACCAGTAAATTTGGAAAGATAGGAAAGAAGTACTGCTGCTTCGGATCATTCTAG